One window of Mesorhizobium sp. PAMC28654 genomic DNA carries:
- the recO gene encoding DNA repair protein RecO: MEWRDEGIILGTRKHGETSAILEVMTRAHGRHLGLVRGGRSRKQQPVLQPGNRVDLLWRARLDEHLGTFQAEAIEMNAARLMDSAVAVYGLQTMAAHLRLLPERDAHGGLYETFGVMIAHLDDADAAGELVARFELLILEELGFGLDLSQCAATGSRDDLAYVSPKSGRAVSREAGTPWRDKMLALPAFLHRGSGLRADPAAIEDAFRLTGFFFVRHVYEPRAIEAPGARAGFLASLRKHYASRKSAAVEAATGERAV, translated from the coding sequence ATGGAATGGCGCGACGAGGGAATCATTCTCGGCACCCGCAAGCATGGCGAAACCAGCGCCATCCTCGAGGTGATGACACGCGCGCATGGCAGGCATCTCGGCCTCGTGCGCGGCGGGCGTTCGCGCAAGCAGCAACCCGTCCTCCAGCCCGGCAACCGCGTCGACCTTCTCTGGCGCGCCCGCCTTGACGAGCATCTCGGCACATTCCAGGCCGAGGCGATCGAGATGAATGCCGCGCGACTGATGGACAGCGCCGTTGCCGTTTATGGACTGCAGACCATGGCGGCGCATCTACGCCTTTTGCCGGAGCGCGATGCCCATGGCGGGCTTTATGAGACGTTTGGCGTCATGATCGCCCATCTCGACGATGCGGACGCAGCCGGCGAACTGGTGGCGCGGTTCGAGCTCCTGATCCTGGAAGAACTCGGCTTTGGCCTCGATCTCAGCCAGTGTGCCGCGACCGGCAGCCGGGACGACCTTGCCTATGTCTCGCCCAAGTCCGGCCGCGCCGTGTCGCGCGAGGCGGGCACACCGTGGCGCGACAAGATGCTGGCACTGCCCGCCTTCCTGCATCGCGGCTCCGGCCTGCGCGCCGATCCGGCGGCGATCGAAGATGCATTCCGGCTTACAGGGTTTTTCTTCGTCCGGCATGTCTACGAACCGCGTGCCATCGAGGCGCCTGGGGCGCGGGCTGGCTTCCTTGCCTCATTGCGCAAACACTATGCATCCCGCAAATCCGCAGCCGTAGAGGCCGCAACCGGGGAACGCGCCGTATGA
- a CDS encoding DUF1295 domain-containing protein encodes MTLAASIIAIAISLSLIMTGAWAVAIRLGQSGWVDAIWSLAVGGAGVVASLFPVGEWQHPTLRQLAVAGLVALWSLRLGLHIVARTRKGGDDPRYAALREEWGDHFRSRLFWFLQIQAACALLLVVAIAAAAHNPAPALRISDWLGVLILAVAISGEAVADRQLTRFRADPANKGRVCGVGLWAFSRHPNYFFEWLGWLAYAVIAIDLSGAYPWGWIALCGPAFMYWLLVHVSGIPPLEAHMLRSRGASFRAYQARVNAFWPGPPMPTSSLQTPKSGPA; translated from the coding sequence GTGACACTCGCCGCCTCGATCATCGCAATCGCCATCTCCCTCTCGCTCATTATGACGGGCGCATGGGCGGTCGCGATTCGCCTGGGACAATCCGGATGGGTGGATGCGATATGGTCATTAGCGGTCGGCGGCGCCGGCGTTGTGGCGTCGCTCTTTCCTGTTGGCGAGTGGCAGCATCCGACACTCCGACAACTTGCCGTCGCCGGGCTGGTCGCGCTCTGGTCGCTGCGACTCGGTCTGCATATCGTCGCGCGTACGAGGAAAGGTGGCGATGATCCGCGCTATGCAGCGCTTCGCGAGGAGTGGGGCGACCATTTTCGCAGCCGCCTGTTCTGGTTCCTGCAGATCCAGGCAGCTTGCGCACTGTTGCTGGTTGTCGCCATCGCCGCCGCCGCGCATAACCCCGCGCCTGCCCTTCGTATAAGCGACTGGTTGGGCGTCCTCATCCTTGCCGTCGCCATCAGCGGCGAAGCGGTGGCTGACAGACAACTGACCCGGTTCCGCGCCGACCCCGCCAACAAAGGTCGCGTCTGCGGCGTTGGCCTCTGGGCCTTTTCACGTCACCCGAATTACTTCTTTGAATGGCTGGGCTGGCTTGCCTATGCGGTCATCGCCATAGACCTGAGCGGCGCCTATCCATGGGGATGGATCGCGCTCTGCGGCCCGGCCTTCATGTACTGGCTGCTTGTCCACGTCTCCGGCATCCCGCCACTGGAAGCGCACATGCTGCGATCGCGCGGCGCCAGCTTTCGCGCCTATCAGGCCCGCGTCAACGCGTTCTGGCCGGGGCCACCCATGCCGACATCCTCCCTCCAGACGCCGAAGAGTGGGCCCGCATGA
- a CDS encoding anti-sigma factor family protein has product MIRRDFSERDIHMALDGELPADERVAYETWLDSNPEMKAKSVRYTADRTALRVAFAVVLDEPVPARLRKAVLGETPPMRVAARRSRWWLAAAAAAVLAVGGLGGYFAGIDHLGQEDQAEDQLAEQAIAAHVIYAAEQRHAVEVPASDRDHLQTWLSNRVGLKLVAPDLTANGFQLVGGRLLPAGQGKAAMLLYQDDKGERISLFVTAESSENAKGTYASVEDGPQAVYWLDKGYGCAVVGSLPHERLADVAKSAYTQLVNGLAG; this is encoded by the coding sequence ATGATCCGGCGCGATTTTTCCGAACGTGACATTCACATGGCACTCGACGGCGAACTGCCAGCCGACGAACGCGTGGCCTACGAGACCTGGCTCGACTCCAATCCCGAGATGAAGGCGAAGAGCGTGCGCTATACGGCCGATCGCACCGCTCTGCGTGTAGCCTTCGCCGTCGTGCTCGATGAACCGGTGCCGGCGCGATTGCGCAAGGCCGTGCTCGGCGAAACTCCGCCGATGAGGGTCGCCGCGCGGCGCTCGCGCTGGTGGCTTGCGGCGGCTGCGGCGGCGGTCCTGGCTGTTGGCGGTCTTGGTGGCTATTTTGCCGGAATTGACCATTTGGGTCAGGAAGATCAGGCGGAAGATCAGCTTGCAGAACAGGCGATCGCGGCTCACGTCATCTATGCCGCGGAACAAAGGCACGCGGTGGAAGTTCCGGCAAGCGACAGGGATCACCTGCAGACCTGGCTGTCCAATCGGGTAGGCCTGAAGCTCGTGGCGCCGGACCTGACCGCGAACGGGTTCCAACTGGTTGGTGGCCGGCTCTTGCCAGCAGGCCAGGGCAAAGCCGCGATGCTGCTTTACCAGGACGACAAGGGCGAGCGCATCTCTCTCTTCGTCACCGCCGAATCGTCGGAGAATGCCAAGGGTACCTACGCATCGGTTGAAGATGGCCCGCAGGCCGTCTATTGGCTGGACAAGGGGTATGGCTGCGCGGTTGTCGGCTCGCTGCCGCATGAGCGGCTGGCCGACGTGGCGAAGAGCGCCTACACGCAACTCGTGAACGGTCTGGCCGGCTGA
- a CDS encoding RNA polymerase sigma factor, translated as MDEKKAAILGEIPRLRRYARSLLRDRDAADDLVQDCLERALVRLDNWQTGESPRRWLFTIMHHLFIDQMRKVNRRGEAAMLPLEAGEALGQPAEQMESIASREIIDALQAISPDRRAALVMVAIEGFSYAEAANILGVPAGTLMSRIARGREELRGLLDDTARRRTIRIVEK; from the coding sequence ATGGACGAGAAGAAGGCAGCAATCCTTGGCGAAATACCGCGTCTGCGCCGCTACGCACGCTCGCTTCTGCGCGACCGTGACGCAGCCGACGACCTCGTCCAGGATTGCCTCGAGCGGGCACTTGTCCGGCTCGACAATTGGCAGACTGGAGAAAGCCCCCGGAGGTGGCTGTTTACGATCATGCATCATTTGTTCATCGACCAGATGCGCAAGGTAAATCGACGTGGTGAAGCCGCGATGCTGCCGCTGGAAGCAGGCGAGGCGCTTGGACAGCCCGCCGAGCAGATGGAAAGCATCGCTTCGCGTGAAATCATCGACGCGTTGCAGGCAATCAGCCCTGACCGGCGCGCCGCGCTGGTGATGGTCGCCATAGAAGGATTTTCCTATGCCGAGGCCGCCAACATCCTTGGCGTGCCGGCCGGCACGCTGATGTCGCGCATTGCGCGTGGACGCGAGGAGTTGCGCGGATTGCTGGACGACACAGCCCGCCGCCGGACGATAAGGATCGTCGAGAAATGA
- the rnc gene encoding ribonuclease III, which yields MATKRLSADALADELKRRIGHTFADSQRLQRALTHASARSSHAGVDYERFEFLGDRVLGLVVADMLLAAFPDAAEGELSVRLNALVNAEALAEIAEDIGLPELIRAGSDVRGLDGRKRVNLRADALESLIAVLYLDGGLEAARAFIHKYWQSRSQATGAARRDAKTELQEWAHQAATAVPAYKIESREGPDHDPLFTVSVKVGAFQMATGSGRSKREAEQAAAAALLVREGVWLNQGSAA from the coding sequence ATGGCTACGAAGCGGTTGTCGGCGGACGCGCTTGCCGATGAGCTCAAGAGGCGCATCGGTCATACATTTGCCGATAGCCAGCGACTGCAGCGCGCGCTGACACATGCGAGCGCCCGCAGCAGCCATGCCGGGGTTGATTACGAACGTTTTGAGTTCCTCGGCGATCGCGTTCTCGGTCTTGTTGTCGCGGACATGCTGCTGGCGGCGTTTCCGGACGCGGCCGAGGGCGAACTGTCGGTTCGGCTCAATGCCTTGGTCAATGCCGAAGCCCTGGCGGAAATCGCCGAGGATATCGGCCTGCCCGAACTCATCCGTGCCGGCTCCGATGTGCGTGGTCTTGATGGGCGCAAACGCGTCAATCTGCGCGCTGATGCGCTGGAATCACTGATCGCCGTGCTTTATCTCGACGGTGGTCTGGAGGCGGCCCGGGCCTTCATCCACAAATACTGGCAGTCGCGCTCGCAAGCCACCGGCGCTGCCCGCCGCGATGCCAAGACCGAGTTGCAGGAATGGGCCCATCAGGCGGCAACCGCCGTGCCGGCCTACAAGATCGAAAGCCGCGAGGGACCCGACCACGATCCGCTCTTCACCGTCAGCGTCAAGGTCGGCGCTTTCCAGATGGCGACTGGCAGCGGGCGTTCCAAGCGCGAGGCCGAACAAGCCGCTGCCGCGGCACTGCTTGTGCGCGAAGGCGTCTGGCTTAATCAAGGAAGCGCTGCATGA
- the acpS gene encoding holo-ACP synthase, with the protein MIIGIGSDLIDIRRIEKSLERHGQRFIQRIYTEVEQARSEGRRARAASYAKRFAAKEACAKALGTGLAQGVFWRDMGVVNLPGGKPTMALTGGAMARLEKMLPKGHGAAIHLTITDDFPLAQAFVIIEALPVEEAPH; encoded by the coding sequence ATGATAATCGGCATCGGCAGCGACCTGATCGATATCAGACGCATCGAAAAGTCGCTGGAGCGCCACGGCCAGCGCTTTATCCAGCGCATCTATACGGAGGTCGAGCAAGCCCGTTCCGAAGGGCGCAGGGCTCGGGCCGCATCATATGCCAAGCGCTTCGCGGCCAAGGAGGCTTGCGCCAAGGCGTTGGGCACGGGGCTCGCGCAAGGCGTGTTCTGGCGAGACATGGGCGTCGTCAATCTGCCGGGGGGCAAGCCGACCATGGCGTTGACCGGTGGCGCGATGGCGCGGCTTGAGAAGATGCTGCCGAAGGGGCACGGCGCCGCGATCCACCTCACCATCACGGATGATTTCCCGCTCGCTCAAGCCTTTGTGATCATTGAAGCCCTGCCGGTCGAAGAAGCGCCACATTGA
- a CDS encoding DUF2062 domain-containing protein: MLFRRRKPDGLLDRIRTYLWPRRSFSRSLQYFSKRILRLKATPHAVAAGVAAGVFASFFPVGFHFAIAAVLCWLVAGNLVAAALGAVFFGNPLTFPLLWGASWETGKLLLHDRLPRHGPPAHLGEMMHNLSFSQLWGPVLKPMLIGAVPLGLVFGLLFYGVTRWGMTAFREQRRKRMAEKAGRDTDPSHPAGSVGSIAR; this comes from the coding sequence TTGCTTTTTCGACGCCGCAAACCTGATGGCCTTCTCGATCGGATCCGCACCTATCTGTGGCCGCGTCGCTCGTTCTCGCGCTCACTCCAGTATTTTTCGAAACGCATTCTGAGGCTGAAGGCCACTCCGCACGCTGTGGCGGCCGGGGTCGCCGCGGGCGTATTCGCCTCGTTCTTCCCTGTGGGTTTTCACTTCGCTATTGCTGCCGTGCTGTGCTGGCTAGTCGCTGGAAACCTGGTGGCGGCAGCACTCGGCGCGGTTTTTTTCGGCAATCCGCTGACGTTTCCGCTGTTGTGGGGAGCCTCCTGGGAAACCGGTAAGCTCCTACTGCACGATCGTCTTCCGCGTCACGGCCCGCCCGCGCATCTCGGAGAGATGATGCATAACCTTTCTTTTTCGCAGTTGTGGGGCCCTGTTCTGAAGCCAATGCTGATCGGCGCGGTGCCACTTGGGCTGGTCTTTGGCCTTTTGTTCTATGGCGTGACGCGTTGGGGGATGACCGCATTCCGCGAACAGAGGCGCAAGCGGATGGCCGAAAAGGCCGGACGGGACACCGACCCGTCTCATCCGGCCGGAAGTGTCGGTTCCATCGCGCGATGA
- a CDS encoding PaaI family thioesterase yields MSEVELYPGRVATLGLGTIPHEDILKYTGIELLQRIIDNKYPAPPISFQLNFAIAEVSEGRAVFHGVPNERHLNPLGGVHGGWAATLLDSALGCSVQTLLEKGEAYATAEFKVNLTRPITPRTGEVVCEGKVVHKGRTLVVSEATLKDANGKLLAFGTETCSVFPAANLAVR; encoded by the coding sequence ATGAGCGAGGTGGAACTTTATCCCGGCCGCGTCGCGACGCTCGGCCTCGGCACCATTCCGCATGAGGACATCCTGAAATACACCGGCATCGAGTTGCTCCAGCGCATCATCGACAACAAATACCCGGCGCCGCCGATTTCCTTCCAGCTCAACTTTGCCATCGCTGAAGTGTCGGAAGGGCGAGCCGTATTTCATGGTGTGCCGAACGAGCGGCATCTGAACCCGCTGGGCGGCGTGCATGGCGGTTGGGCGGCAACGTTGCTGGATTCGGCGCTTGGCTGCTCGGTACAGACACTGCTCGAAAAAGGCGAGGCCTATGCGACGGCGGAATTCAAGGTGAATCTGACGCGGCCGATCACGCCAAGGACCGGCGAAGTGGTATGCGAGGGAAAAGTGGTTCACAAGGGACGCACTCTGGTGGTGTCGGAAGCCACACTGAAGGACGCCAACGGCAAGCTGCTGGCCTTCGGTACTGAAACATGCTCGGTCTTTCCGGCGGCCAATCTGGCGGTACGTTGA
- a CDS encoding DUF2177 family protein, which translates to MRIYAIAYLATALVFLGIDSIWLTLTASRLYRPLLGDMLVDGFNLAPAMLFYAIYVGGIVYFGIRPAFATGSATTAALNGAVFGFIAYATYDLTNQATLKNWPVEITIADLCWGTILSATAATLGFLIARYLTRTA; encoded by the coding sequence TTGAGAATTTACGCAATAGCCTATCTGGCCACGGCGCTCGTGTTCCTCGGCATCGATTCGATCTGGCTGACATTGACGGCAAGCCGGCTTTACAGGCCGCTGCTTGGCGACATGCTCGTTGATGGTTTCAACCTGGCGCCAGCCATGCTCTTTTATGCGATCTATGTTGGCGGTATCGTTTATTTCGGCATTCGGCCGGCCTTTGCAACGGGAAGCGCGACGACAGCCGCGCTGAACGGCGCCGTGTTCGGCTTTATTGCCTATGCCACATACGACCTCACCAATCAGGCGACCTTGAAGAACTGGCCGGTGGAGATAACCATTGCTGATCTCTGTTGGGGAACCATACTGTCAGCCACCGCGGCGACGTTGGGGTTCCTCATCGCCCGGTATCTTACTCGGACCGCCTAG
- a CDS encoding DUF2339 domain-containing protein — MFENLIGLVAIIALFVIVSRQQSRIGLIERELGALRGLVSLGANTALPQAKPAAQAADGGKPADALLAAAADAASTPASELAAAQAAVVEDETTAEAVPGPWTVTAPTESRPVEPAAPAKAARQSDVETALGTRWAVWVGGIALALGGLFLIRYTIEAGIFGPGVRLTMAAIFGLVLVAASEFIRRTGFKVPVQGIADAYIPAILTAAGAFILFGTVYAAYAVYGFIGPAFAFVLLGAIGIATIVAALVHGQALAGIGLLGAIVTPMLIASQAPNPWALFGYLAIVLAATGVIARMRDWALLMAAAFVGVGIWTLLYMTDSPGANLSVILFIKAVTLVILAFVWLGRRVEPEQAGGFDWPSVAPGVFVGLCVLALFVDPAFALAGDALPGAILLAAMVTVALYRTRAVPLLYAAGLVAVMVYLGIIPPTAVASDFPGGSLIVNGVAVVTADTLTFRIGIVLGLFFILAGFWAARGSAASAPVRAASWAAWGVIVPVVILFSLWFTFGNLDRDFGYAFGAILLVVAFAAGGEWIAGREAPPRKGGAAVSFALGGAAVSALLMLHMAFGSGMTTIMIGASAVVPALATRWRSYPVLGWISVGAAIAVLCRVAFDPTVVGAEFLSTTPVFNWLLPGYGVPALAFGFAAWQLARTTNGRPRLAMEAAAALFALLTVAILVRHAMHGGVITSGAPSLAEQAIYTLIALGAGAILIAIDRRQPSSVLRYGSMAAGVASVLFIVGQHFAMLNPLFTDESTGRIPVFNLLFLAYLLPAVAAGGLALYARDKRPKWYAAMLALVAALLAFAYATLSVRRFFKGEFIGYWSGLGQVETYTYSALWLVMGVVLLTAGVWLKSQVLRIASAVLISVAVLKVFLFDMSELEGVLRALSFIGLGAVLIGIGLFYQRLLTRAARENG, encoded by the coding sequence ATGTTTGAAAATCTGATCGGCCTTGTGGCCATCATCGCGCTGTTCGTCATCGTCTCCCGTCAGCAGAGCCGCATCGGCCTGATCGAGCGCGAGTTGGGTGCACTGCGCGGTCTCGTGAGTTTGGGGGCGAATACGGCGTTGCCGCAGGCCAAACCGGCGGCTCAGGCCGCGGATGGTGGCAAGCCTGCGGACGCGCTTTTGGCGGCAGCCGCGGACGCCGCATCGACACCCGCGAGCGAACTCGCCGCGGCACAGGCAGCGGTGGTAGAGGATGAAACCACTGCCGAGGCCGTGCCCGGACCTTGGACTGTAACCGCGCCCACCGAATCCAGACCTGTCGAGCCGGCCGCGCCGGCGAAAGCCGCCCGCCAGTCAGATGTCGAAACCGCGCTCGGTACGCGCTGGGCGGTCTGGGTCGGCGGCATTGCTCTGGCGCTTGGTGGTCTGTTCCTGATCCGCTACACGATTGAAGCCGGGATTTTCGGCCCTGGCGTGCGGCTCACGATGGCCGCGATATTCGGCCTGGTGCTGGTTGCCGCCAGCGAATTCATTCGCCGCACCGGTTTCAAGGTGCCAGTACAAGGCATTGCCGACGCTTATATCCCCGCGATCCTGACGGCTGCAGGCGCTTTCATCCTGTTCGGCACCGTCTATGCCGCCTATGCCGTCTACGGCTTCATCGGACCTGCGTTCGCCTTCGTGCTTCTGGGGGCCATCGGCATTGCAACAATTGTTGCCGCCCTTGTTCACGGCCAGGCCTTGGCCGGGATAGGCCTGCTTGGTGCCATTGTGACGCCGATGCTGATTGCCTCGCAGGCACCCAATCCATGGGCTTTGTTCGGTTATCTGGCCATCGTTCTCGCGGCAACCGGCGTCATAGCCCGTATGCGCGACTGGGCGCTGCTGATGGCGGCGGCTTTTGTCGGGGTCGGCATCTGGACATTGCTCTATATGACCGATTCACCAGGCGCGAACCTGTCGGTCATCCTGTTCATCAAGGCCGTAACTCTCGTCATTCTTGCCTTCGTGTGGCTTGGTCGTCGCGTGGAACCTGAACAAGCTGGTGGATTCGACTGGCCTTCGGTCGCGCCGGGCGTGTTTGTCGGACTTTGCGTTCTGGCGCTCTTCGTCGATCCGGCCTTCGCCTTGGCCGGCGATGCCTTGCCAGGCGCCATCCTGCTCGCTGCCATGGTGACTGTCGCGCTATACCGGACGCGAGCGGTGCCGCTTCTTTACGCCGCCGGACTGGTCGCGGTCATGGTCTACCTGGGCATCATCCCGCCGACGGCCGTTGCCTCGGACTTTCCCGGCGGCAGTCTCATCGTCAACGGCGTGGCGGTAGTCACCGCCGACACCCTCACTTTCAGAATCGGCATCGTCCTGGGACTCTTTTTCATCCTCGCCGGTTTCTGGGCTGCCCGAGGATCGGCCGCATCGGCGCCGGTTCGCGCTGCTTCCTGGGCCGCCTGGGGCGTCATCGTGCCGGTGGTGATACTGTTTTCGCTCTGGTTCACCTTCGGCAATCTCGATCGTGACTTCGGCTACGCGTTTGGCGCAATACTGCTGGTGGTGGCATTCGCGGCCGGTGGCGAATGGATCGCGGGCCGCGAAGCACCGCCTAGGAAGGGCGGTGCTGCCGTTTCATTCGCGCTTGGCGGCGCGGCCGTTTCAGCGCTTCTGATGCTGCATATGGCGTTCGGTTCCGGCATGACCACCATCATGATCGGAGCGTCGGCGGTCGTGCCGGCGCTGGCCACCCGCTGGCGTAGCTACCCGGTGCTCGGCTGGATTTCCGTCGGTGCGGCCATCGCGGTGCTTTGCCGCGTGGCGTTTGACCCGACCGTGGTCGGTGCTGAGTTCCTGTCGACGACGCCGGTGTTCAACTGGCTTTTGCCGGGGTACGGCGTTCCGGCACTCGCCTTTGGCTTTGCCGCCTGGCAGCTTGCCCGTACCACCAATGGCCGGCCGCGCCTCGCGATGGAGGCGGCCGCGGCACTGTTCGCGCTGCTCACCGTCGCCATCCTGGTGCGCCACGCCATGCATGGAGGCGTCATTACCAGCGGCGCGCCGTCCCTGGCCGAGCAAGCTATCTATACGTTGATCGCGCTCGGTGCCGGTGCCATCCTGATCGCAATCGATCGGCGTCAACCCAGTTCGGTGCTTCGCTATGGATCGATGGCGGCCGGTGTGGCCTCGGTGCTCTTCATCGTCGGGCAACATTTCGCGATGTTGAATCCGCTGTTCACCGACGAATCCACGGGCCGGATCCCGGTATTCAACCTGCTGTTCCTCGCTTATCTGCTGCCGGCTGTCGCTGCTGGCGGGCTGGCGCTGTACGCCCGCGACAAGCGGCCGAAATGGTATGCGGCGATGCTGGCATTGGTAGCGGCGTTGCTCGCCTTTGCCTATGCCACCCTGTCGGTCAGGCGATTTTTCAAGGGCGAGTTCATCGGCTACTGGAGTGGCCTCGGCCAGGTTGAAACCTACACCTATTCGGCGTTGTGGCTGGTCATGGGCGTCGTACTTCTCACGGCCGGCGTCTGGCTGAAATCGCAAGTGCTGCGCATAGCATCGGCGGTTCTGATTTCGGTCGCCGTGCTGAAGGTGTTCCTGTTCGACATGTCGGAGCTTGAAGGAGTGCTACGGGCATTGTCCTTCATTGGCCTCGGCGCGGTTCTGATCGGGATTGGGCTGTTCTATCAGCGTCTGCTGACCCGTGCGGCGAGAGAAAACGGATAA
- a CDS encoding DUF2147 domain-containing protein encodes MKARKIVLGLSVVWLAGAAVAASQPDASGIWMRGDGNAKVRIAPCGSDICATNLWIKDTSGGENVGDKLVMSVKPKSADTLAGKAFDPKRNLTYSIQVKVRKASLVTRGCIVGGLVCKNVSWTRAN; translated from the coding sequence ATGAAAGCAAGGAAGATCGTGCTGGGGTTGAGCGTTGTCTGGCTGGCTGGTGCAGCGGTGGCTGCGTCACAGCCCGACGCCAGTGGCATCTGGATGCGCGGCGATGGCAATGCAAAAGTGCGTATCGCGCCCTGTGGGTCCGATATCTGCGCAACAAATCTATGGATCAAGGACACCAGCGGCGGCGAAAATGTCGGCGACAAGCTGGTGATGTCAGTCAAGCCGAAGTCCGCCGACACATTGGCTGGCAAGGCCTTCGATCCGAAACGCAACCTGACCTATTCGATCCAGGTCAAGGTCAGGAAAGCCAGCCTCGTGACACGTGGCTGCATCGTTGGCGGCCTTGTCTGCAAGAACGTGAGCTGGACACGCGCCAACTGA
- the era gene encoding GTPase Era, whose translation MTATEDAAPVPEAAATHSGFVALIGAPNAGKSTLVNQLVGAKVSIVTHKVQTTRAIVRGIATHENAQIVFVDTPGIFKPKRRLDTAMVTTAWGGAKDADIVLLLIDAERGIRGDADAILERLKDVRQTMVLILNKVDRVKHEALLALSAVANERVPFKRTFMVSALTGSGCKDVLDYLAETLPAGPWYYPEDQISDLPMRQLAAEITREKLYLRLHQELPYSSHIETEKWEEKKDGSVRIDQVIYVERDSQKKIVLGHKGETIRAIGQAARMEIAGILEQKVHLFLFVKVRENWGDDPERYREMGLEFPH comes from the coding sequence ATGACCGCAACCGAAGACGCTGCTCCGGTACCGGAAGCCGCCGCCACTCACTCCGGCTTTGTCGCCCTGATCGGTGCGCCCAATGCGGGGAAATCGACGCTCGTGAACCAGTTGGTCGGGGCCAAGGTGTCGATCGTCACCCACAAGGTGCAGACGACGCGAGCCATCGTGCGCGGCATTGCCACGCATGAGAATGCGCAGATTGTGTTCGTCGACACGCCTGGCATCTTCAAGCCGAAGCGCCGGCTGGACACGGCGATGGTGACCACCGCCTGGGGCGGCGCCAAGGATGCCGATATCGTGCTTTTGCTGATCGATGCCGAGCGTGGCATCCGAGGCGACGCCGACGCGATCCTGGAGCGACTGAAGGATGTGCGCCAGACAATGGTGCTGATCCTCAACAAGGTTGACCGGGTCAAGCACGAGGCGCTGCTGGCCTTGTCGGCGGTAGCCAATGAAAGAGTACCTTTCAAGCGCACCTTCATGGTCTCGGCTCTGACCGGCTCCGGCTGCAAGGATGTTCTCGACTATCTGGCCGAAACGCTGCCGGCCGGTCCCTGGTATTATCCAGAGGATCAGATTTCCGACCTGCCGATGCGCCAGCTCGCCGCCGAGATCACACGCGAGAAACTCTATCTCAGACTGCATCAGGAATTGCCTTACTCCTCCCATATCGAAACCGAGAAATGGGAAGAGAAGAAGGATGGCTCGGTGCGTATCGACCAGGTCATCTATGTCGAGCGCGACAGTCAGAAGAAGATCGTCCTTGGCCACAAGGGCGAAACGATCCGCGCCATAGGCCAGGCCGCGCGCATGGAGATCGCCGGCATCCTCGAACAGAAGGTGCATCTGTTCCTGTTCGTCAAAGTGCGCGAGAACTGGGGTGACGACCCCGAGCGCTACCGCGAGATGGGCCTCGAATTCCCGCACTGA
- the lepB gene encoding signal peptidase I: MSVAEKSEKKSGGLGETVSVIIQALLLALVIRTLLFQPFSIPSGSMRPTLLEGDYLFVTKWSYGYSRYSLPFGPDIFSGRIWGSEPTRGDVVVFKFPPDPSVDYIKRVVGLPGDKIQMKDGQLFINGVGVPRVKTGQIDNPDITETNRPVDVYHETLPNGVSYDTLDLTPNSIGDNTREFDVPPGHYFMMGDNRDNSSDSRFSVGFVPAENLVGRANLIFFSIAGKASPLEIWKWPTLMRASRLFHFVN; this comes from the coding sequence ATGAGCGTGGCTGAAAAATCAGAGAAGAAATCCGGCGGACTTGGCGAGACAGTCAGCGTCATCATCCAGGCCCTGCTGCTTGCGCTGGTCATTCGCACGCTTCTGTTCCAACCGTTTTCCATCCCGTCCGGGTCGATGCGGCCAACGCTTCTGGAAGGTGACTACCTGTTTGTCACCAAATGGTCCTATGGCTATTCGCGCTATTCGCTGCCGTTTGGGCCCGATATTTTTTCGGGCCGTATCTGGGGCTCCGAACCGACGCGTGGCGACGTGGTGGTGTTCAAGTTCCCGCCTGATCCGTCCGTCGACTACATCAAGCGCGTTGTCGGTTTGCCCGGTGACAAGATCCAGATGAAGGACGGTCAGCTATTCATCAATGGCGTCGGCGTGCCTCGGGTCAAAACCGGCCAGATCGACAATCCGGATATCACCGAGACGAACCGTCCGGTCGATGTCTATCATGAGACCCTGCCCAACGGCGTCAGCTACGACACGCTCGATCTGACGCCGAACTCGATCGGCGACAACACCCGCGAATTCGATGTGCCGCCCGGCCACTATTTCATGATGGGCGACAACCGCGACAATTCCAGCGACAGCCGCTTCAGTGTCGGCTTCGTTCCCGCGGAAAATCTGGTCGGCCGCGCCAACCTTATTTTCTTCTCGATTGCCGGCAAGGCGAGCCCGCTCGAAATCTGGAAATGGCCGACGCTGATGCGTGCTTCGCGCCTGTTCCATTTTGTAAACTAG